The Gadus macrocephalus chromosome 1, ASM3116895v1 DNA window ACTATGTGGCAGTACTAAAAAAAATTCAACCTCATTTACAGCGCTCACCGCATTTTCTAGTTCTACatgtcagtgtttcccccaggaaATGTCTTGGTCGAGGCGGGggcgccttaaccatacagtgctgtgggaaacactgtattTGCCCTACATCAATTCTACATTAGTTCTATACTTGCAATATGATTGAACGTGTGAGGCTGTTGGAACTTGAGAGACTTGTCTATTAATACACAAGGTTATTACGCATTCTCTTAATTATGTTCCTACCGTTCCTACCGGATTAGATGATAGCATAGCGCTGGCCTAGTGTCCCCCTGGCCTGGCCtcgccctccccccgccccccatagAGCCCACCTAGACCTGTGATCAGTTGACGGTCCAGGAGGGCAGGCcacacacagtggggggggggtccctgtcGGTCCTCAACACGCTcattaaaccacacacacacaggaagtgccACATCACATGTTCTTCATCATATTTATTAGTATCATAGACAAGCATGTTTCTATTAAAACACATTAACTGAATCAAAACAATCATGTACAAACAGGCTGAAACCGGCTGTGGCTCAGAGCCATGAGGCCGCCCACACCGCCCTGAACCAGTCCTCTGCCTTTAATTATCATTGGTGACGTCATTAGTGTCCGGACCAATTTCAGGGTGGCATTCcaataggccccgccccctgctcaaATGGATGCCCCTAGTCCAGCACAATTGGTGCATGAAATAGAGGGCATGTGATGTCATTCTATTAGAATCCAGGCCGACAAGATGGAACCTGATACGATTGGCTGTCTAGGAGGGGGCGGGTCTGGAGACTGGTTGAGGGCAGATCATTGGTCAGTGAATCACATGATGATCTGGAGTAGTAAAACGTCCGTTACACTTCCTTCACAACGTGCTGCTTAAAATCGCTGTCCACAGACCCTCTAGAACTGCATGTTGTAGTTCTGTAGTACCACCGTGGTACTACTGCAGGTTGAAATAATTTGAACATTTTAAACCTTTACTTCAACACCTCTTCCATCAGCATGCAAACTAAACTAAACGCAAGACACAGGCTCCTCCAGACCAGTCCAACAACCACACTCCAGTACAGAACAGTCAAAACCACCAAGCAGTACAATCTAGCTGAAACCAGCAGAAGCCAGTTCAAGCCAGAGCGAAGCCAAAACCCTGTCAAGACAGAGTACTGACGGTACAACGGATCTTCACCCTTTGTTGGACCAAGAGAAGCTCTCCTGGACCTCTTCCTGTTGGACTCCGCTTCTTTTCAGTGATTGGAGATCACTAATAACCAATCAACCAATAGACATCAAGCTGAAGAGCAGATCAGACGCTCCATGCTGGGTCACCAGAGGGCACCAATATACTGTTTCAGACCAGTACAGACAGACTGGTCTGGATCAGTGGAGAATGGTGAAGACCTACAGTTAAACCAGTACAGACCGGCTTGTAACCAGTACAGACCGGTatgtgaccaataaaaaccggTTTGTGGCCAGTCCAGACCGGAGTATGACTAATAAAGATCGGTTTGTGACCAGTCCAGACCGGTTTGTGACTAATAAATACCGGTTTGTGACCAGTCCAGACCGGTATGGTCTCCATCTCTTAAAGTATGAGGACTATAAACAGGGCCTTGTATGAAGCTGTGGCGATAATCTGGGATAATAATTACACGCATAACTTAAATAAAGTGTAACGCTAAAAGCCAAACAATCCTGTGATGGCTGTAGCAGGGGGCTAGCTCACTAGCTAGCTGAATGCTAAGGCAATGGAGTTGAGCGGGTGCTAGCACGGCTGGGCAATGCTGGGCAACCATCAGGTCTTAAGTTTAACTCTGCGGAGAAGCCCTGGACTCAAATCACATGACCCACCTGGTCCAATCAGCTAACAGCTCAAACTAGAAAACACTGAATTCTGGGATATATAGTCCAGAGTCGTCTTTCAtggtaaaacaataaaaaaaaaaacaataaaaaagcaTAAGAAATAAAGCTTATTACAGAAATATAAACAGAATGAGAAATATTTTCCAGTTAAAGTACCACTTCCTTAAATCTGGAGAGAGCACATGATCTCACAATATGAAGgttattaacattattattattatcatcatcatcattatcttacaaaacaaaaccaacagtgCAATAAAAAGATTTAACACCGCCCTCATCCTCATGGgggggacggacagacagacagacggaggacTGGGGGACGGGTGGAGGgacagagcagaggaggggtgggtggggggagaggggtggagttAGGCGGTAGAAGCAGACAGAgtggtcaatgtgtgtgtgtgtgtgtgtgtgggagggagaggggcgtgGCTATGTTGGTCACACAGGTGGGCGTGGCTATTTCAGGAACTCCTCTTGGTTCTAGAATGTTGGATCAGCCACTGGAGAGTGATGTctagagaagagggagaaagagggagaataTTCAGTGTGTGGGTACAGTTGTATACGTAGAGGTCGCCCTGGCATGCTTTTGAgcgtttacctgtgtgtgtgtagcctattAGCTTAGAAACATGTTATCATGCGTCACGTTAGCCAGCGTCATGCTAGCATGTTAGCTCTGTTCTGTCCGTTTAAAGATGTTACAAAAAGATGTTAACTAGCCTAACCAACTCTTAATCAGCCTAACCAACTCTTAACCAACCGCTTCTTCGTAATAGCTGTTTACATTCCACCGGATGCTAACGCTGGCATAGCTTTAGGCTCCCTGCGCAATAGTTAAAAATCATAACAGAGTATCATGTTAGCGAGCGTCATGGTAGCGAGCATCATGTTAGAGAGTGTCATGTTAGCGAGTGTCATGTTAGCGAGTGTCGTGCTAGCAAGCGTCATGTTAGCAAGCGTCAGGCTAGCAAGCGTCAGGTTAGCGAGCATCAGGTTACCGAGCGTCATTTTGCGAGCGTCAAGTCGGTTAGCGTCATGTTGGCAAGTGTCATGTTGTTGAGTGTCATGTAGCGTGTGAATGCATCTCACCGATGTTGTCTTTCTCCTTGCAGGAGATGGAGTAACAGCAGATCTCCCGGTCCTGAATGGCTGACAGGTTCCTGACACACAAGATAATAACGTGAATATATAGTTTATATCATATTAGGGCTGTCCCCGACTCagaattttctgagtcgaatcagatctgccttttcagtctgTTAGCCAGCGTCATGCTAGCATGTTAGCTCTGTTCTGTCCGTTTAAAGATGTTACAATCAGGTTAGGGTAACAACGACCACCAAGGCCTTATTCTTAACCACCGTAACACACTCTTAACTAGCCTAACCGACTCTTAATCAGCCTAACCAACCGCTTCTTCGTAATAGCTGTTTACATTACAGCAGCAACTACGTAGACGTattagcactagctcaatctcgactccttcagaatttcggtgggtggttacgaatagggcccgaccgatttaatcggccgattatagcctttttgaaaataatcaacatctgccaaaaagacgccgattacaaccgattttatttattttttttaaatgttattgcgcttagtatcctgcagattgcgctcctactcgccttgctaactaacaactttagctggagtaaaaaagaggagattgaattttaccgtacaacatgaaagcacgctcgctcaggcagctgcgcgctcacctcaccaatgtacacaagacgcgttgtttgagcatgttgtgcctgtttttctttaggtcccaggccatgttaatctgttatactgtagactctaacggtgagaccatactgctcagcacgcacgtgttagtcactgctcacgagcgcagcacattgggagttagttattgattttacattttacattacactcatttttgactgtaaatgtattctaaaacactcaaaggttcggcattcaattcacatattcgtcaagtgttttaagtatatttaaggtatcaaaaactacgttttatatgcttttttttgttttgtttttaatcggcagattaaatcgtaatcgtaatttttctctgaaaataatcggcatcggcactcaaaaatcaatatcggtcgggccctagttacaaaccaaccaagtgggcaggtccatgaataataatttgacaacgctacgtagCAGTGTCCCCTTATCCAGATTGGCTCATTTATCCTCCCTTTTTCCTCTCATTGGCTATTGCATatagcagacaaactgcatggatttcaaacttaccacaggtCACAAACTTATTCTGACCCATGTTATTGAACAAagaataggaaaaatgtgattttaatggcatgggatctttaatatAACATGATGTAGTTAGTATAACATGACTTACATCCTCTCGATGAGCTCCTTCTCATCCAAAGCTCCCTGAAGGTCTCTCTTATTGCCCAGAACCagaacctacagacagacagacagacagacatttatTACTTGTTGATTTACTTCATGGGAAGACGCTGGTTGTTTACAGGTCTGGGAGGTTCTGCCGGCTACAGGACTAACAGGGTATTTAGAGGGTATAACAGGGTAGAAGTAGGACTAAAATGGGTAATAAGGAATAGTAACAGGACTAACAGGGGTAATAAGGACGTCTATAGTAACAGGGGTAATAAGGAGGACTAACGGGGGTAATAAGGAGGACTAACAGGGGTAATAAGGACGTCTATAGTAACAGGGGTAATAAGGACGTCTATAGTAACAGGACTAACGGGGGTAATAAGGAGGACTAACGGGGGTAATAAGGAGGACTAACGGGGGTAATAAGGAGGACTAACGGGGGTAATAAGGAGGACTAACGGGGGTAATAAGGAGGACTAACGGGGGTAATAAGGAGGACTATAGTAACAGGACTTACAGGGATGCCCTGGAGCTGGGGTTTGTCCAGCAGGTTGTGGAGCTCGTTCTTGGACGCTTCGATCTTCTCTGGGTCCGCAGCGTCCACCATGTAGCTGTGGACCAACACAGACCAGTGAGGTTGGGTGGTATGTGAGGAGCagggtggggttgggtggtgtgTGAGGACCAGGCGGGGGGTTAGGTGGCGTCGTTGAGCATGGGCAGTGTCGCAGGCCAGCCTATCAAAACCTCTGTATCGGTTTGTTTGTGGGCACTACTTGTGAAGACGATCTGCGGGGCGGTTAATTTGGCTTATTTGTCTTGGACCGAACAAAGACACAGCTATGGAGCTGAGAAATACCGCAGCGGAACATTGTGGTTGACTGTACCACCTGGGGTGTCCAATTTTTAATATTTGCTTTTGATTTATGTTGTGTTATCCAACCCCTGTCAGTTTACCCATATGCCCTGGAGTCATGCGAGTCGAGGAGAGGCATTACAGGATAATCATCTGCCTCATGCCTCCAGGTAAACAACTCCTTCATCTGCCTCAAGCCTCCAGGTAAACAATGAATTCCCTCAAGCCTTCAGTGTCTGGATACAGTAAATAGTCTCCACTGTCCCATACACAGTACTTCATAAAATGAGCTGCAACGACGATACAGATCTGGACATAGACCAGGTCAAATATTAACCTGCGGTCTGAGCAAAGTGTGTGGTGGTGTATGAGGACCAGAGTGTATCCTTGGTTTCTGAGGACCAAAGTGACGTGGCGTATGAGGTGTATTACTTACACGATAGCACTGACACCACGACAGTAGCGCTCCCACATGCTCCTGAAGCGGGGC harbors:
- the LOC132458569 gene encoding ADP-ribosylation factor-like protein 8A codes for the protein MIALINKLLDWFKALFWKEEMELTLVGLQYSGKTTFVNVIASGQFSEDMIPTVGFNMRKITKGNVTIKLWDIGGQPRFRSMWERYCRGVSAIVYMVDAADPEKIEASKNELHNLLDKPQLQGIPVLVLGNKRDLQGALDEKELIERMNLSAIQDREICCYSISCKEKDNIDITLQWLIQHSRTKRSS